A DNA window from Halomicrobium mukohataei DSM 12286 contains the following coding sequences:
- a CDS encoding RNA-guided endonuclease TnpB family protein: protein MTTAQALVKTLDFQLDIQSDNESLLYDATLEARSVYNETIRLAKEGVDWDTTPDCVADDADLVKNTTQRVVAKALGAMENYYEYDDFSQPSHTKDGAYPLRANYEEGYNLSLTDDGGVAFRISTEPYKHVKGFLTGSDAHLDILKTALTSDEWKIGTAEALFHNDDAELHVNVTNTEQTVRDKEDSRTVVGVDVNEDNVALTALSGDGVKRTLVIDFPEIKFERHRYFTMRKRVQNAGKDSIHDTLEGREERFVRDRLHKVSRHIVEWSQQFEKSCIVFEDLKEMRDSIDYGTRMNRRLHHLPFRALQYYTSYKASFEGIPTAWINPEYTSQRCPMCGHTERANRNKKRFECKSCEHQDHSDRSASVNIAVKGVKKLDWNVPALNSLPVVRKVRRQASGAVDAPTVTHSTVRGYQADGRMGVSD, encoded by the coding sequence ATGACCACGGCACAGGCTCTCGTCAAGACGCTAGACTTCCAACTCGACATCCAGAGTGACAACGAGAGCCTGTTGTACGACGCCACGCTTGAAGCCCGCTCGGTGTACAACGAAACCATCCGCCTCGCGAAAGAAGGCGTGGACTGGGACACCACTCCTGACTGTGTGGCTGATGACGCTGACCTCGTGAAGAACACGACACAGCGCGTCGTCGCCAAGGCGCTCGGCGCGATGGAGAACTACTACGAGTACGACGACTTCAGCCAACCCAGCCACACCAAGGACGGCGCGTACCCGCTTCGTGCGAACTATGAGGAGGGGTACAACCTGTCGCTCACCGACGATGGCGGCGTGGCGTTCCGTATCAGCACGGAGCCGTACAAGCACGTCAAGGGCTTTCTCACCGGGAGTGACGCCCACCTCGACATTCTCAAGACCGCGCTCACGAGCGACGAGTGGAAAATTGGGACGGCGGAAGCCCTGTTCCACAACGACGACGCCGAGTTGCACGTCAACGTCACCAACACCGAGCAGACCGTTCGGGACAAGGAAGACTCACGGACTGTCGTGGGTGTGGACGTGAACGAGGACAACGTGGCTCTCACCGCACTTTCCGGAGATGGCGTCAAGCGCACGTTGGTTATTGACTTCCCCGAAATCAAGTTCGAGCGCCACCGCTACTTCACGATGCGAAAGCGCGTCCAGAACGCGGGGAAGGACAGCATCCACGACACGCTCGAAGGACGCGAAGAACGGTTTGTCCGCGACCGCCTCCACAAGGTGTCTCGACACATCGTAGAGTGGAGCCAGCAGTTCGAGAAGTCGTGCATTGTCTTTGAAGACCTCAAAGAGATGCGCGACAGTATCGACTACGGGACGCGGATGAACCGACGCTTGCACCACCTCCCGTTCCGCGCCCTCCAATACTACACGTCGTACAAGGCGTCGTTTGAGGGTATCCCGACTGCGTGGATCAATCCCGAATATACGAGTCAGCGGTGTCCGATGTGTGGGCATACAGAGCGAGCGAATCGAAACAAAAAGCGGTTCGAGTGCAAGTCCTGCGAGCATCAAGACCACAGCGACCGTAGTGCAAGCGTCAACATCGCCGTGAAAGGCGTGAAGAAACTCGATTGGAATGTGCCTGCTCTCAACAGCCTTCCCGTTGTTCGGAAGGTGCGACGGCAGGCATCGGGGGCCGTGGACGCCCCGACCGTGACCCATTCGACCGTTCGAGGCTATCAGGCCGATGGTCGGATGGGTGTGTCTGATTAA
- a CDS encoding DUF2080 family transposase-associated protein translates to MANRFEIDGEEVLDGEVKPFGNSAHVTVPKRWRGADVKVVRTSEPTEQDEE, encoded by the coding sequence ATGGCGAATCGCTTTGAGATCGACGGCGAAGAAGTTCTCGACGGTGAAGTCAAGCCGTTCGGGAACAGCGCCCATGTCACCGTCCCTAAACGCTGGCGTGGAGCAGATGTGAAAGTCGTCCGAACTTCAGAACCCACCGAACAAGACGAAGAATGA
- the tnpA gene encoding IS200/IS605-like element ISHmu3 family transposase — MGEKRSNHTVYNVNYHFVWCPKSSKAKLCVPRGIEDPAQYRYTILEPIEDSLEASFRDVCDEYGYEILSLHISPDHVHLFLSAHPKYGPSEIVRTIKSITAREMWEQHEPFLEEYLWGGGFWEESYYVGTAGDVSTDTIEQYIERTEHV; from the coding sequence ATGGGTGAGAAGCGGTCGAATCACACGGTGTACAACGTCAACTACCATTTCGTGTGGTGTCCGAAGTCAAGCAAAGCGAAGCTTTGCGTACCTCGCGGGATCGAAGATCCCGCTCAGTATCGCTACACGATTCTCGAACCAATCGAGGATTCGCTGGAAGCGAGTTTCCGCGATGTGTGCGACGAGTACGGTTACGAGATACTATCGCTACATATTTCGCCCGATCACGTACACTTGTTCCTATCAGCTCACCCGAAGTACGGGCCGAGCGAGATTGTACGGACAATCAAGAGCATCACGGCACGGGAGATGTGGGAACAGCACGAACCGTTCTTGGAGGAGTACCTGTGGGGCGGTGGATTTTGGGAGGAATCGTACTACGTGGGGACGGCAGGCGATGTTTCGACCGACACGATTGAGCAGTATATCGAGCGAACGGAACACGTTTAG
- a CDS encoding amphi-Trp domain-containing protein: MPEEQLFKTEEQSPRAEIARALRDAADQIDSGHVTLASDTAEQRVTVPEQPRFEVELERLTDSDSGEQRYELEYEIRWTQ; this comes from the coding sequence ATGCCAGAAGAACAACTATTCAAAACCGAGGAACAGAGCCCGAGAGCCGAAATCGCTCGCGCGTTGCGGGACGCGGCCGATCAGATCGACTCGGGGCACGTCACGTTAGCGAGCGACACGGCGGAACAGCGCGTCACTGTTCCAGAGCAGCCCCGGTTCGAGGTCGAACTCGAACGACTCACGGACTCGGACAGCGGCGAGCAGCGGTACGAACTCGAGTACGAAATCAGGTGGACACAGTAG
- the azf gene encoding NAD-dependent glucose-6-phosphate dehydrogenase Azf, with translation MNEPVLLTGAGGAVGEAILGGLEDDYEWKLMFHSPPVEEPDHDYVVGDVSDDEDVRAAVEGVGAIIHLAGDPRPDAPWNSVLANNIDGTQKMYEAAVDEGVERFVYASSNHAVGAYEDERKPDLYRTHDDFRLDGSEFPRPGNLYGVSKATGEIIGRYYHDEYGIDVCNVRIGNLTKGHPPIDYERGQAMWLSYRDCAHIHERALLADYDFEIVYGISDNDRKYYSIERAKEVLGYEPQDNSAHFDGEERVADPT, from the coding sequence ATGAACGAGCCTGTTCTGCTCACGGGCGCTGGCGGTGCGGTTGGGGAGGCCATCCTCGGTGGGCTCGAAGACGACTACGAGTGGAAGCTCATGTTCCACAGTCCGCCGGTCGAGGAGCCCGACCACGACTACGTCGTCGGCGACGTGTCCGACGACGAGGACGTTCGGGCCGCCGTCGAGGGCGTCGGGGCGATCATCCACCTCGCGGGGGACCCGCGACCCGACGCGCCGTGGAACTCCGTGCTGGCGAACAACATCGACGGCACTCAGAAGATGTACGAGGCGGCCGTCGACGAGGGGGTCGAGCGGTTCGTCTACGCCTCCTCGAACCACGCCGTCGGTGCCTACGAGGACGAGCGCAAGCCCGACCTGTACCGCACCCACGACGACTTCCGACTCGACGGCTCCGAGTTCCCCCGCCCGGGGAACCTCTACGGCGTCTCGAAGGCCACCGGAGAGATCATCGGCCGGTACTACCACGACGAGTACGGGATCGACGTGTGCAACGTCCGCATCGGCAACCTCACGAAGGGCCATCCGCCGATCGACTACGAGCGCGGCCAGGCGATGTGGCTCTCCTACCGCGACTGCGCTCATATCCACGAGCGAGCCCTCCTCGCCGACTACGACTTCGAGATCGTCTACGGCATCTCCGACAACGATCGCAAGTACTACTCCATCGAGCGCGCGAAGGAGGTTCTGGGCTACGAACCCCAGGACAACTCGGCGCACTTCGACGGCGAGGAGCGCGTCGCCGACCCGACGTGA
- a CDS encoding dihydroneopterin aldolase family protein yields the protein MDPTDPQVACFEAGVKFGSLYHQFAGTPISPDSADSLAAAMAEAIENQPHCEDVTVEIREDALRAEIEDQSADYTEFTGRFAEVEMTVDYEGVAVETSMRMDGDYPLMAVDDVDAPE from the coding sequence ATGGACCCGACAGATCCACAGGTCGCGTGCTTCGAGGCGGGCGTGAAGTTCGGCTCGCTGTACCACCAGTTCGCGGGGACGCCGATCAGTCCCGACAGCGCAGACTCGCTGGCGGCGGCGATGGCCGAAGCCATCGAGAACCAGCCCCACTGCGAGGACGTGACCGTCGAGATCCGCGAGGACGCGCTGCGCGCCGAAATCGAGGACCAGTCCGCCGACTACACCGAGTTCACCGGTCGCTTCGCCGAGGTCGAGATGACGGTCGACTACGAGGGCGTCGCCGTCGAGACGAGCATGCGGATGGACGGCGACTATCCGCTGATGGCGGTCGACGACGTGGACGCCCCCGAGTAG
- a CDS encoding DUF7544 domain-containing protein — translation MGYAALDAIDDAIDATKGFLLPFDRGTWLRLAVIMFFVTGGGGVLNNAGNAGQFAGNGDPGTAPGAGAGTVMPDIAFGAVAIAVAGFAVLFVFLMLLASPIMEFVFVESLFEREVHVRRYFSRNVGNGLRLLGFQIAVVLAAGVFVVGLFLVGLLVAGGLDSIAASLGLLVLAFPLTVLLVIAIGIVNGFTTVFVVPIMLAEDRGLLSAWSRLWSSITSHLAEYLVYLVVSVLLGIGVGIVGSIVMLFALALAAIPFGLVAFGVYTFAAFSTAGIAVYAVLGLGFLVVALLVGGLVQAPLQSFLRYYAMLVLGGIDADLDPIPEIREGLRDDDAMQ, via the coding sequence ATGGGATACGCTGCCCTGGATGCTATCGACGACGCAATCGACGCCACGAAGGGATTCCTCCTCCCCTTCGACCGCGGAACGTGGCTTCGTCTCGCAGTGATCATGTTTTTCGTCACCGGCGGCGGTGGCGTCCTGAACAACGCTGGCAACGCAGGACAGTTCGCGGGCAACGGTGACCCCGGTACCGCGCCGGGTGCCGGAGCCGGGACCGTGATGCCCGACATCGCGTTCGGTGCAGTCGCGATCGCCGTCGCCGGGTTTGCCGTCCTGTTTGTCTTCCTGATGCTGCTTGCCTCGCCGATCATGGAGTTCGTCTTCGTCGAGTCGCTGTTCGAGCGCGAGGTCCACGTCCGACGGTACTTCTCGCGCAACGTCGGCAACGGCCTCAGACTGCTGGGCTTTCAGATCGCGGTCGTCCTCGCCGCGGGGGTGTTCGTGGTCGGACTGTTCCTGGTTGGACTGCTGGTCGCCGGCGGCCTCGACAGCATCGCGGCGTCGCTGGGCCTGCTCGTGCTGGCGTTCCCGTTGACCGTGCTCCTGGTGATCGCCATCGGGATCGTCAACGGGTTCACGACCGTGTTCGTCGTCCCGATCATGCTGGCAGAGGACCGCGGCCTGCTCTCTGCGTGGAGTCGTCTGTGGTCGTCGATCACCAGTCACCTCGCGGAGTACCTCGTCTACCTCGTCGTCAGCGTGTTGCTGGGGATCGGCGTCGGGATCGTCGGCAGCATCGTCATGCTGTTCGCGCTCGCGCTCGCGGCGATTCCGTTCGGTCTCGTCGCCTTCGGCGTCTACACGTTCGCCGCGTTCAGTACGGCCGGGATCGCGGTCTACGCCGTGCTCGGACTGGGCTTCCTCGTAGTGGCCCTGCTCGTGGGCGGACTCGTACAGGCACCCCTCCAGTCGTTCCTGCGCTACTACGCGATGCTGGTGCTGGGCGGGATCGACGCCGACCTCGACCCGATCCCCGAGATTCGCGAGGGTCTGCGAGACGACGACGCGATGCAATAG
- a CDS encoding DUF5790 family protein, with amino-acid sequence MSQSTLDDDELFGEAASEMREDVEASLDEARAVLPVADDIWNVEADNTLGVLNALKGALDVDDAEEHLRDAKKWYTMGERADAFEDADDLEADIAALETLLEDVETAREQVGELTSTVPQLRGTLEEFAAEDADEETDDAEADDDAEAEAEA; translated from the coding sequence ATGAGCCAATCGACGCTCGACGACGACGAACTGTTCGGCGAGGCCGCCTCCGAGATGCGCGAAGACGTCGAGGCCTCGCTCGACGAAGCGCGCGCTGTCCTCCCGGTGGCCGACGACATCTGGAACGTCGAGGCCGACAACACGCTGGGCGTGCTCAACGCGCTGAAGGGCGCGCTCGACGTGGACGACGCCGAGGAACACCTCCGGGACGCCAAGAAGTGGTACACGATGGGCGAGCGCGCCGACGCCTTCGAGGACGCCGATGACCTCGAAGCGGACATCGCCGCGCTCGAAACGCTGCTCGAAGACGTGGAGACGGCCCGCGAGCAGGTGGGCGAGCTGACCAGTACCGTCCCACAGCTCCGGGGCACCCTCGAAGAGTTCGCCGCCGAAGACGCAGACGAGGAGACCGACGACGCGGAGGCCGACGACGACGCGGAGGCCGAGGCGGAAGCCTAG
- a CDS encoding creatininase family protein, which produces MHLSEATWTDAADLDTDLAILPVGSTEQHGPHGPLGTDVLTAEAVAEAGAEAYDGEVVVAPAIPVGVAEEHRHFAGTLWVGEDTFRDYVRETVASLASHGWDRVVVVNGHGGNVDALREVCGRVTRDGTAYAVPLTWFDAVDAPDMGHGGPVETSLLLSTAPELVRTDRLEASAANGADSWGAFEHGVNLAYDTEEFSENGTVGDPRDANRERGDALLDAASDALADVLASVRERDR; this is translated from the coding sequence ATGCACCTCTCCGAGGCCACCTGGACCGACGCCGCGGATCTCGACACGGACCTGGCGATCCTGCCGGTCGGCAGCACCGAACAGCACGGCCCCCACGGCCCGCTCGGAACCGACGTTCTCACGGCCGAGGCCGTCGCCGAAGCCGGGGCCGAGGCCTACGACGGCGAGGTCGTCGTCGCGCCCGCGATTCCGGTCGGCGTCGCCGAGGAGCACCGTCACTTCGCGGGGACGCTGTGGGTCGGCGAGGACACTTTCCGGGACTACGTTCGCGAGACCGTCGCGAGCCTCGCCAGCCACGGCTGGGATCGGGTCGTCGTCGTCAACGGCCACGGCGGCAACGTCGACGCGCTCCGAGAAGTCTGCGGTCGCGTTACCCGCGACGGGACGGCCTACGCGGTCCCGCTGACCTGGTTCGACGCCGTCGACGCCCCCGACATGGGCCACGGCGGTCCGGTCGAGACGAGCCTCCTCCTGTCGACGGCTCCGGAGCTCGTGCGCACCGATCGGCTCGAAGCGAGCGCCGCGAATGGGGCCGACTCGTGGGGCGCGTTCGAACACGGAGTGAATCTGGCCTACGACACCGAGGAGTTCAGCGAGAACGGAACGGTCGGCGATCCGAGAGACGCGAACCGAGAACGGGGCGACGCACTGCTCGACGCGGCGAGCGACGCGCTGGCGGACGTGCTGGCGAGCGTTCGAGAGCGGGACCGCTAG
- a CDS encoding DUF6789 family protein, whose amino-acid sequence MADAPHGVDDPVDDPVDELSETEEFDSLIGIVGDGVVGAAGGLVGTALSTVVLLIAESLGVFERSAFALLTELVGIEELVPPILAGYLIFLAGGMVPWPLLYVSLKEYLPGRRDPVSGAFFGFAIWTGFALGFYTGQSGLALVGYAVLTLLAHVVYGVGLGLVFEYFQSRPSSIV is encoded by the coding sequence ATGGCTGACGCACCGCACGGCGTCGACGATCCGGTCGACGATCCGGTCGACGAACTGAGCGAAACCGAGGAGTTCGACAGCCTGATCGGCATCGTCGGCGACGGCGTCGTCGGCGCGGCGGGGGGGCTCGTCGGGACGGCGCTGTCGACGGTCGTCCTCCTCATCGCGGAGAGTCTCGGCGTCTTCGAACGGTCGGCGTTCGCGCTGCTGACCGAACTCGTCGGCATCGAGGAACTGGTCCCGCCGATCCTCGCGGGCTATCTCATCTTCCTCGCCGGTGGGATGGTTCCCTGGCCGCTGCTGTACGTCTCGCTCAAGGAGTACCTGCCCGGCCGCCGGGACCCCGTCAGCGGCGCGTTCTTCGGGTTCGCGATCTGGACCGGCTTCGCGCTGGGCTTTTACACCGGCCAGTCCGGCCTCGCGCTCGTCGGCTACGCCGTCCTGACGCTGCTGGCACACGTCGTCTACGGCGTCGGCCTCGGACTCGTCTTCGAGTACTTCCAGAGCCGGCCCAGCTCGATCGTCTGA
- a CDS encoding outer membrane protein assembly factor BamB family protein, with translation MDRRTFLTTTCAGTAALSGCLSSLPWTSGGNTPLPEVPGGSWTQHGADAANTFAPDVAAPSRASHAWTSAAFTRWDPVIADGTIYTTNFDPSHDGSAIALDAQDGTERWRTTLDREGRHGRALVDGRFVVAHDSGLVALDRQGGGVDWERSVEGLETSFAELLAVDRSTGTIVVPYADGLKAFGATDGQRRWKAPELPGQRVTPAIADGTVYAVGSVDGAATLAALALADGSVRWTRSLDGRSPSAPVVTDRGVLVVDDRTLVVHDRETGDRRGERHSFDYDGTTFDATVATDGTTAFVTSDDGLTAVDIADGTTRWEYDEWVYTAGCSVGTETVVAMADRGEYTDRTITAFDRETGEARWDYVMDDFHTPSIPPILADGAVFFATSSSDGLVAIGDVPE, from the coding sequence ATGGATCGACGGACGTTCCTGACGACGACCTGTGCCGGAACGGCGGCCCTCTCTGGGTGTCTGTCCTCGCTTCCGTGGACGAGCGGGGGGAACACGCCACTGCCAGAGGTCCCCGGCGGCTCCTGGACACAGCACGGAGCCGACGCCGCCAACACGTTCGCCCCGGACGTTGCCGCGCCCTCGCGGGCGAGCCACGCCTGGACATCGGCGGCGTTCACGCGCTGGGACCCAGTTATCGCCGACGGGACGATCTACACCACGAACTTCGACCCCAGCCACGACGGCAGCGCCATCGCGCTCGACGCACAGGACGGCACCGAACGGTGGCGCACGACGCTCGACAGGGAGGGTCGTCACGGGCGCGCCCTCGTCGACGGCCGGTTCGTCGTGGCACACGACTCGGGACTCGTCGCCCTCGACCGACAGGGGGGAGGCGTCGACTGGGAGCGCTCCGTCGAGGGGCTCGAAACGTCGTTCGCGGAACTGCTCGCCGTCGACCGCTCGACGGGGACGATCGTCGTCCCGTACGCCGACGGCCTCAAGGCATTCGGAGCGACAGACGGCCAACGGCGCTGGAAAGCGCCCGAACTGCCGGGCCAGCGGGTCACACCCGCCATCGCCGACGGGACGGTCTACGCCGTCGGCAGCGTCGACGGGGCGGCCACTCTCGCCGCGCTCGCGCTCGCCGACGGATCGGTCCGCTGGACGCGCTCGCTCGACGGTCGGTCCCCGAGCGCGCCGGTCGTGACCGACCGCGGCGTCCTCGTCGTCGACGACCGAACGCTCGTCGTCCACGACCGGGAGACGGGCGACCGCCGCGGCGAACGCCACTCGTTCGACTACGACGGGACGACCTTCGACGCGACGGTCGCTACCGACGGCACTACGGCGTTCGTGACCAGCGACGACGGACTCACCGCCGTCGACATCGCCGACGGAACGACGCGGTGGGAGTACGACGAGTGGGTGTACACCGCCGGCTGCTCGGTCGGGACCGAGACCGTGGTCGCGATGGCCGACCGCGGCGAGTACACCGACCGGACGATCACCGCGTTCGACCGCGAGACGGGCGAGGCGCGCTGGGACTACGTGATGGACGACTTCCACACGCCCTCGATCCCGCCGATCCTCGCCGACGGGGCCGTGTTCTTCGCGACCAGCAGCAGCGACGGCCTCGTCGCCATCGGGGACGTTCCGGAGTAG
- the trpB gene encoding tryptophan synthase subunit beta has translation MSDGDFAGYGGRHVPDPLVAPLEQLATTYDDIRETTAFQTELRDLLESFAGRPTPLFHAETLSDSWGAEIFLKREDLLHGGAHKINNTLGQALLAKQAGKERLIAETGAGQHGTATAMAGALLDLDTEIYMGKQDVERQRMNVFRMRLMGATVNEVTRGEEGLAEAVDVALEDFAHNVDDTHYLVGSVVGPDPFPRMVRDFQSVIGEEAREQFQDRTGELPDAAVACVGGGSNAMGLFHAFRDDDVAFYGGEGGGEGADSERHAAPLAAGTEGVLHGMKTRVIDDDVSVHSVSAGLDYPGVGPEHAMFRELGRAQYRGITDEEALGAFRELSESEGIIPALETSHGLALAKQLAEDGDHETILVNLSGRGDKDMAQAAEQFDLS, from the coding sequence ATGTCTGACGGCGACTTCGCGGGGTACGGCGGCCGCCACGTCCCCGATCCGCTGGTAGCACCGCTCGAACAGCTCGCGACGACCTACGACGACATTCGAGAGACGACGGCGTTCCAGACGGAGCTCCGGGACCTGCTCGAATCGTTCGCCGGGCGACCGACACCCCTGTTTCACGCGGAGACGCTCAGCGACAGCTGGGGAGCGGAGATCTTCCTCAAGCGCGAGGACCTGCTCCACGGCGGGGCTCACAAGATCAACAACACGCTCGGGCAGGCGCTGCTTGCCAAGCAGGCCGGCAAGGAGCGACTGATCGCCGAGACCGGCGCGGGCCAGCACGGCACGGCGACGGCGATGGCCGGTGCGCTGCTGGACCTCGACACGGAGATCTACATGGGCAAGCAAGACGTCGAGCGCCAGCGGATGAACGTCTTCAGGATGCGCCTGATGGGTGCGACGGTCAACGAAGTGACCCGGGGCGAGGAGGGGCTGGCCGAGGCCGTCGACGTCGCTCTGGAGGACTTCGCGCACAACGTCGACGACACCCACTACCTCGTGGGCAGCGTCGTCGGCCCCGACCCGTTCCCGCGGATGGTCCGGGACTTCCAGAGCGTCATCGGCGAGGAGGCCCGCGAGCAGTTCCAGGACCGCACGGGCGAGTTGCCCGACGCCGCGGTCGCCTGCGTCGGCGGAGGCTCGAACGCGATGGGACTCTTCCACGCCTTCCGGGACGACGACGTGGCCTTCTACGGCGGCGAGGGCGGCGGTGAGGGTGCCGACTCGGAGCGCCACGCTGCGCCGCTCGCGGCGGGCACCGAGGGGGTCCTCCACGGGATGAAGACGCGGGTCATCGACGACGACGTGTCTGTCCACTCCGTCTCGGCGGGCCTGGACTACCCCGGCGTCGGCCCGGAACACGCCATGTTCCGCGAACTCGGTCGTGCCCAGTACCGCGGGATCACCGACGAGGAAGCCCTCGGGGCGTTCCGCGAACTCTCCGAGTCCGAGGGGATCATCCCCGCACTGGAGACGAGCCACGGCCTCGCGCTCGCGAAGCAACTGGCCGAGGACGGCGACCACGAGACGATCCTCGTGAACCTCTCGGGACGGGGCGACAAGGACATGGCACAGGCCGCAGAGCAGTTCGATCTCTCCTGA
- a CDS encoding GNAT family N-acetyltransferase, translating into MASDLTLRRYDPRDAHAVWELHEWAMRVAGTDPADVPGTDDLREIESRYLDVGGEFLVGIGDGEDESDAAVPETFDGPVVAMGGLLPSESGHDDERTVPGAGELHRMRVAPPMQGRGHGRDLLATLERRAAQLGFETLLATTAVRQEAAARFYPAAGYREVDRSTQGEYELIHFEKTL; encoded by the coding sequence ATGGCGAGCGATCTGACCCTCCGACGGTACGACCCGCGAGACGCCCACGCCGTCTGGGAGCTCCACGAGTGGGCGATGCGTGTCGCCGGCACCGATCCGGCGGACGTGCCCGGTACCGACGACCTCCGGGAGATCGAGAGCCGGTACCTCGACGTGGGTGGGGAGTTTCTGGTCGGTATCGGGGACGGCGAGGACGAGAGCGACGCCGCCGTCCCCGAGACGTTCGACGGGCCGGTGGTCGCGATGGGCGGGCTCTTGCCGTCGGAGTCGGGCCACGACGACGAGCGGACGGTCCCCGGCGCTGGCGAACTCCATCGGATGCGCGTCGCCCCGCCGATGCAGGGCCGTGGCCACGGCCGGGACCTGCTGGCGACACTCGAACGACGGGCCGCCCAGCTGGGTTTCGAGACGCTGCTGGCGACGACGGCCGTCCGTCAGGAAGCGGCGGCGCGGTTCTACCCCGCCGCGGGCTATCGCGAGGTCGACCGCTCGACCCAGGGCGAGTACGAGCTGATCCACTTCGAGAAGACGCTGTGA
- a CDS encoding NADP-dependent oxidoreductase — MSDTNRVFLLAERPDGRPDEDTFELAERDLPTPGPGEALVRTLYLSVDPYMRGRMDARESYADPWGVGDPMEAAVVGEVVESNGAGLEAGTVVTGELEWADYATAPGTELYPIDPELAPISTALGVLGMPGRTAYFGTKEIAQPTAGDTFVVSGAAGAVGSVAGQIAGLQGADVVGFAGSDEKVQFLEDELGFDAGINYKTTDDYGAALDEAAPGGVDAYFDNVGGPITDAVFTRLNVDARVAVCGQISQYNATELPTGPRKLATLVETRATVEGFLVGDYQPRFEAATRQLGEWVQRGQVQYRETVTEGLENAPDAFLGLFEGENIGKQLVKVAERDVRSRGL; from the coding sequence ATGTCAGACACCAACCGCGTCTTCCTGCTTGCCGAGCGACCCGACGGTCGACCCGACGAGGACACCTTCGAGCTGGCAGAGCGCGACCTACCGACGCCAGGCCCCGGCGAAGCGCTCGTCCGAACGCTGTACCTCTCGGTCGACCCCTACATGCGCGGTCGGATGGACGCCCGCGAGTCCTACGCCGATCCGTGGGGCGTCGGCGATCCGATGGAGGCCGCCGTCGTCGGGGAAGTCGTCGAGTCCAACGGCGCGGGTCTCGAAGCGGGGACCGTCGTCACGGGTGAACTCGAATGGGCCGACTACGCAACCGCGCCGGGAACGGAGCTGTACCCCATCGACCCCGAGCTGGCCCCGATCTCGACGGCGCTGGGCGTGCTGGGCATGCCCGGCCGCACGGCGTACTTCGGGACCAAGGAGATCGCACAGCCGACCGCGGGCGACACGTTCGTCGTCAGCGGCGCGGCGGGCGCGGTCGGCTCGGTCGCCGGCCAGATCGCGGGACTCCAGGGCGCTGACGTGGTCGGCTTCGCCGGCTCCGACGAGAAGGTCCAGTTCCTCGAAGACGAACTCGGCTTCGACGCCGGCATCAACTACAAGACGACCGACGACTACGGGGCGGCACTCGACGAGGCGGCCCCCGGCGGCGTCGACGCCTACTTCGACAACGTCGGCGGCCCGATCACCGACGCCGTCTTCACCCGGCTCAACGTCGACGCCCGCGTCGCCGTCTGTGGACAGATCTCCCAGTACAACGCGACCGAGCTCCCGACCGGGCCGCGAAAGCTGGCGACGCTGGTCGAGACGCGCGCCACCGTCGAAGGGTTCCTCGTCGGCGACTACCAGCCGCGCTTCGAGGCCGCGACCCGCCAGCTTGGCGAGTGGGTCCAGCGCGGCCAGGTCCAGTACCGCGAGACCGTCACCGAGGGCCTGGAGAACGCCCCCGACGCCTTCCTCGGCCTCTTCGAGGGCGAGAACATCGGCAAGCAGCTCGTGAAGGTCGCCGAGCGGGACGTAAGGTCACGAGGGCTGTGA